In Vibrio hippocampi, the following are encoded in one genomic region:
- the modC gene encoding molybdenum ABC transporter ATP-binding protein ModC encodes MIEIDVFKRFSEQEFHLKAQLPSSGITAVFGQSGAGKTTLINLLSGLVTPDGGSIKVDDRFVYDHDSGINVPVEKRNIGYVFQDARLFPHMKVAANLRYGVTQFDAEHFAQICQLLSINHLLNRYPSRLSGGEKQRVAIGRALLSKPDILLMDEPLSSLDIERKRELMPFIEKLSHSISIPVVYVTHSLNEILRLANHLVIIDSGKVTECGDIETVWASRTMSSWQSFSDRSMLFRGKITEQNERYGLTKVMLNRDHYLWVQHINGQANDDVRLRVRASDVSLVLERPKNTSIRNVLNSQIMAIHYGKKGAKQSAEVVLDLGENCHLLATVTLWAIDELQLQVGQRVYAQIKGVSVSQKDIALEYH; translated from the coding sequence ATGATAGAAATCGACGTGTTTAAACGCTTCTCAGAGCAAGAGTTTCACTTAAAGGCGCAACTGCCGTCCTCGGGGATCACGGCGGTATTCGGTCAGTCAGGGGCGGGTAAAACCACGTTAATCAACCTTCTTAGCGGATTGGTCACGCCAGATGGCGGCAGTATTAAAGTGGATGATCGCTTTGTTTATGATCATGATTCTGGGATTAATGTTCCCGTGGAAAAGCGCAACATCGGCTACGTTTTTCAGGACGCACGCTTGTTTCCTCATATGAAGGTAGCCGCCAACTTGCGTTACGGCGTCACTCAGTTTGATGCTGAACATTTCGCTCAGATTTGCCAACTACTATCAATAAATCATCTACTTAACCGCTATCCAAGCCGTTTGTCTGGTGGCGAGAAGCAGCGTGTTGCCATAGGACGTGCGCTGTTAAGCAAGCCGGATATCTTACTGATGGATGAGCCACTTTCTTCTTTGGACATCGAACGCAAACGGGAACTGATGCCGTTTATCGAGAAGCTGTCACATAGTATTTCTATCCCTGTGGTGTACGTGACCCACAGTTTGAATGAAATACTGCGACTCGCTAATCATTTGGTGATTATCGATTCGGGCAAAGTGACGGAGTGTGGTGATATTGAAACCGTATGGGCATCGCGCACCATGTCGAGTTGGCAGTCATTTTCTGATCGCAGCATGTTGTTTCGCGGGAAAATTACCGAACAAAATGAGCGCTATGGGTTAACCAAAGTCATGCTCAATCGTGATCATTACCTCTGGGTTCAGCATATTAATGGTCAAGCGAATGATGATGTGCGCCTACGAGTCAGAGCCAGTGATGTGTCATTAGTGTTAGAGCGCCCGAAAAATACCTCAATTCGTAATGTGTTAAACAGTCAAATCATGGCGATTCATTATGGTAAAAAAGGCGCAAAGCAGAGTGCAGAAGTGGTATTGGATTTGGGGGAAAACTGCCACTTATTAGCAACCGTGACGCTTTGGGCTATCGATGAATTGCAGTTGCAAGTCGGGCAGAGGGTTTACGCACAAATCAAAGGGGTCAGTGTTTCGCAAAAAGATATCGCCTTGGAGTATCACTAG
- a CDS encoding DUF3069 domain-containing protein, whose product MSETQNNEMVAVDLDAISPELRKVIEFDAVPAEMHNMVVSIHEVTEEAVQESWEGLPASAQNILDNFEQFHALISVSQAFAGVSTMEEINSMEMPADMSDEEKEDYRARLLDQVLQNCIKDMVKQLKKARRDAILKRDFKDVFAK is encoded by the coding sequence ATGTCCGAAACACAAAATAATGAAATGGTCGCCGTAGACCTAGATGCAATTTCTCCGGAATTGCGTAAAGTCATTGAGTTTGATGCAGTACCAGCAGAAATGCACAACATGGTCGTTTCAATTCATGAGGTGACCGAAGAAGCGGTGCAAGAATCTTGGGAAGGACTACCGGCAAGTGCGCAAAATATTCTTGATAACTTTGAGCAATTTCACGCCCTTATTTCGGTCAGCCAAGCCTTTGCTGGCGTCAGCACCATGGAAGAGATCAATTCGATGGAAATGCCCGCAGATATGAGCGACGAAGAGAAAGAAGATTATCGTGCTCGCCTGCTTGATCAAGTGCTACAAAACTGTATTAAAGATATGGTGAAGCAGCTTAAAAAAGCGCGTCGCGATGCCATTCTTAAGCGCGACTTTAAAGACGTATTTGCCAAGTAA
- a CDS encoding YgiW/YdeI family stress tolerance OB fold protein: MKNTTILAIAATMIAAPTLALAKDGHGNKHDAHIHYQGPVTTTQVAELLTDTSRFTEKKVVVEGKLVRQLSADTFIFSDGKAEIQVELEDINFKHSLDHQTPVRLFGEYEGGSTPEIEVEHIQLVKTAS; the protein is encoded by the coding sequence ATGAAAAACACAACGATTCTAGCTATCGCAGCGACAATGATTGCAGCACCGACACTTGCATTAGCTAAAGACGGACATGGTAACAAACACGACGCTCACATCCATTATCAAGGTCCAGTGACAACCACTCAGGTTGCAGAACTCCTCACTGATACCAGTCGATTTACTGAAAAGAAAGTGGTCGTTGAAGGCAAACTAGTGCGTCAGCTTTCGGCTGATACCTTTATATTCAGTGATGGCAAAGCCGAGATTCAGGTTGAACTCGAAGATATTAACTTCAAGCACTCTCTTGATCATCAAACCCCAGTACGTCTGTTTGGTGAATATGAGGGCGGCAGTACACCAGAAATTGAAGTAGAACATATCCAATTGGTAAAAACGGCTTCTTAA
- a CDS encoding cobyric acid synthase, producing the protein MQNRTAIMVQGTTSDAGKSVLVAGLCRVLARKGIKVAPFKPQNMALNSAVTQDGGEIGRAQAVQAQAANIAPTVDMNPILIKPNSDTGAQIIIQGKPYANMDACGFHQYKQLAMPYVLDSFNKLTQRFDAVVIEGAGSPAEINLRENDIANMGFAEAADIPVIIVADIDRGGVFAHLYGTLALLSPSEQQRVKGFVINRFRGDIALLEPGLEWLEQKTGKPVLGVLPYLHGLNIEAEDAIISDQPLSDNIKLKVAVPVLTRISNHTDFDALRLHPDIELRYVGKGETLDNADLIILPGSKSVRDDLDYLRQQGWDRDIYRHLRYGGKVIGICGGYQMLGQQIADPLGVEGTPGTTEGLKLLNITTELKQEKQLTQTHATLNLDGAAIAVSGYEIHVGQSQVNEHQPIILADGRPEGAISYDQQIFGSYIHGLFDAEKVLPTIVNWVNGEAIAEAGIKHKQESAIDRIADAIESHMDLTRLWTEIGHQSL; encoded by the coding sequence ATGCAAAATAGAACAGCGATTATGGTTCAAGGAACCACTTCCGATGCGGGGAAAAGTGTCTTGGTCGCAGGCTTGTGTCGCGTATTAGCGCGCAAAGGCATCAAAGTAGCTCCCTTTAAACCACAGAATATGGCGCTTAATAGTGCAGTGACTCAAGATGGTGGCGAAATAGGTCGAGCCCAAGCGGTTCAAGCACAAGCCGCGAATATTGCGCCCACGGTTGATATGAACCCGATTTTGATCAAGCCAAACTCCGATACGGGGGCGCAAATCATTATCCAAGGTAAACCCTACGCTAATATGGATGCCTGCGGTTTTCACCAATACAAACAACTCGCTATGCCCTATGTTTTGGACTCTTTTAATAAACTCACTCAACGCTTTGATGCCGTGGTGATTGAGGGAGCGGGCAGTCCGGCAGAGATAAACCTGAGAGAAAACGATATTGCGAATATGGGCTTTGCGGAAGCGGCGGATATTCCTGTTATCATCGTTGCAGATATCGACCGAGGTGGGGTGTTTGCTCATCTGTATGGCACTTTGGCTCTGTTGTCACCATCGGAACAACAAAGAGTGAAAGGTTTTGTTATCAACCGCTTTAGAGGCGATATTGCCTTACTTGAGCCGGGACTCGAATGGCTGGAGCAAAAAACGGGTAAACCAGTATTAGGGGTTCTGCCGTATCTCCATGGACTGAATATCGAAGCCGAAGATGCCATCATTTCCGACCAGCCACTTTCGGACAATATCAAACTCAAGGTGGCGGTGCCGGTGTTAACCCGAATCAGCAATCATACTGACTTTGACGCATTGCGATTGCATCCAGATATCGAGCTGCGCTATGTAGGTAAAGGTGAAACTCTGGATAATGCGGATCTGATTATTCTGCCGGGTAGTAAATCGGTCAGAGATGATCTCGATTACCTGCGACAACAAGGCTGGGACCGCGATATCTATCGGCATTTACGCTATGGTGGTAAAGTCATTGGTATTTGCGGTGGCTATCAGATGTTAGGTCAACAGATTGCCGACCCATTGGGTGTTGAGGGAACACCGGGAACGACAGAGGGACTCAAGTTGCTCAATATCACCACGGAACTCAAGCAGGAAAAACAGCTTACTCAAACCCATGCCACGCTTAACTTAGATGGCGCGGCAATTGCGGTCAGCGGTTATGAAATCCATGTGGGTCAATCACAGGTCAATGAGCATCAGCCAATCATACTCGCAGATGGTCGACCTGAAGGGGCGATCAGCTATGACCAACAAATTTTCGGCAGTTATATTCATGGTTTGTTCGATGCTGAAAAGGTATTGCCAACTATCGTCAATTGGGTCAATGGTGAAGCAATCGCAGAGGCGGGGATCAAACACAAGCAAGAGAGTGCCATCGACCGTATTGCCGACGCGATTGAATCCCATATGGATTTAACACGCTTATGGACAGAAATAGGACACCAATCACTTTGA
- the modA gene encoding molybdate ABC transporter substrate-binding protein: MTVSLGVRAETVNVYAASSMTNAVEALGQTFAEQTGFKVVNVFAGSSAMARQIAHGAPADVFISANQQWVDYLVSQSEVSDLGVTPDRVYPLVSNQLVLITNNRNPPLTDFDLTSPESWQRLLANQRIALGNVSSVPVGLYSQQALQALGVWQTIQPRTAQMNNVRQVLALVERNEVPVAIVYYTDAIASKKVRIIKSISPDSHAEIVYPMAMIKETNASRRYREFVLSQQGQNILFDFGFQPISGSHDPNR; encoded by the coding sequence GTGACAGTGTCACTTGGCGTGAGGGCGGAAACCGTCAACGTCTATGCCGCCTCATCAATGACCAACGCAGTCGAAGCCCTAGGTCAGACATTCGCTGAGCAAACAGGGTTTAAAGTGGTCAATGTTTTTGCGGGTTCATCAGCTATGGCACGACAAATCGCACATGGAGCGCCAGCTGATGTTTTTATCTCCGCCAATCAGCAATGGGTCGACTATTTAGTGTCTCAAAGCGAGGTGTCTGATCTTGGAGTGACGCCAGACAGGGTCTATCCATTAGTCAGCAATCAATTGGTTCTAATCACCAATAATCGCAATCCACCATTAACGGATTTTGATCTGACTAGCCCGGAGTCTTGGCAAAGGCTGCTCGCCAACCAACGGATTGCGTTGGGCAATGTTTCTTCTGTGCCTGTTGGTCTATACAGCCAGCAAGCGTTACAAGCCCTCGGTGTTTGGCAAACCATCCAGCCGCGTACAGCACAAATGAACAATGTTAGGCAGGTGCTCGCTTTAGTGGAGCGCAACGAAGTGCCGGTTGCAATTGTTTACTATACTGATGCTATAGCGAGTAAAAAAGTGCGTATTATCAAATCAATATCACCAGATAGCCATGCTGAAATCGTTTATCCTATGGCTATGATCAAAGAGACCAATGCGAGTCGTCGTTATCGAGAATTTGTGTTATCGCAACAAGGGCAAAATATTTTGTTCGACTTTGGATTTCAACCTATCAGTGGATCGCACGATCCTAACCGGTAA
- the modB gene encoding molybdate ABC transporter permease subunit, with translation MLTDYEREALLLSLKVASVSMLWLIPIGVFFAWLLSKKQFVGKSLLDSLIHLPLVLPPVVVGYLLLVTMGRQGILGGWLYATTGLSFSFSWRGAALACIVVSLPLMVRSIRLSMEAVDYRYEQAARTLGAGGWKIFFTITLPLIIPGILSGAMISFARSLGEFGATISFVSNIPGETQTIPLAMYNFLETPGAEAQAMRLCIISILLSLASLYFSERLNHWMTQKLGVSQK, from the coding sequence ATGTTGACAGATTACGAGCGTGAAGCGCTACTACTTAGCTTAAAAGTCGCCAGTGTCAGTATGTTATGGCTGATACCTATCGGCGTATTTTTTGCGTGGCTGCTCAGCAAGAAACAGTTTGTCGGCAAGAGCCTTTTAGACAGCCTGATTCACTTACCTTTGGTGTTACCGCCCGTTGTTGTTGGTTATTTATTACTGGTCACAATGGGTCGTCAAGGGATCTTGGGTGGGTGGCTTTATGCGACGACCGGATTAAGTTTCAGTTTTAGTTGGCGTGGTGCCGCGCTTGCCTGCATTGTGGTGTCGTTGCCTCTGATGGTGCGCTCCATCCGCTTATCAATGGAGGCGGTTGATTATCGCTATGAACAGGCTGCTCGAACATTAGGGGCGGGAGGATGGAAGATTTTTTTCACCATTACCTTACCTCTGATCATTCCCGGTATTCTCAGCGGCGCAATGATCTCGTTTGCTCGCAGCCTCGGTGAATTCGGAGCCACCATCAGTTTTGTTTCCAATATTCCCGGAGAAACCCAGACCATCCCGTTAGCGATGTATAATTTTCTCGAAACTCCGGGCGCAGAGGCGCAAGCGATGCGTTTATGTATTATTTCTATTTTGCTGTCACTGGCATCACTCTATTTTTCTGAACGGTTGAATCATTGGATGACTCAGAAGTTGGGAGTAAGCCAAAAATGA